One Brassica napus cultivar Da-Ae chromosome C4, Da-Ae, whole genome shotgun sequence genomic region harbors:
- the LOC106396604 gene encoding protein PLANT CADMIUM RESISTANCE 10, with the protein MKEKGHYVPPSYTPLIKSEDADAEVSTTPNLEGADSGGTKGDPIQWSSGICACFDDTQSCFIGLFCPCYVFAKNAEFLGSGTFAGPCLTHCISWSLVNTIYCFATSGLLLSLPGCFVSCYTYGYRRSLRAKYNLEEAPCGDFATHFFCHLCAICQEYREIRERGSSSPDTKMAITDAPLPQTMESAN; encoded by the exons ATGAAAGAGAAGGGACATTACGTGCCTCCTTCTTACACTCCGTTAATTAAGTCAGAGGATGCTGATGCAGAAGTATCCACCACACCGAATCTAGAAGGTGCTGATTCTGGAGGCACAAAGGGTGATCCCATACAGTGGTCGTCTGGTATATGCGCTTGCTTTGACGACACACAGAGCT GTTTTATAGGTTTGTTCTGTCCATGTTATGTCTTTGCCAAAAACGCAGAGTTCTTGGGGTCTGGAACATTTGCAGGACCCTGCTTAACCCATTGCATTTCGTGGTCGTTAGTCAACACCATCTACTGCTTTGCAACCAGTGGCTTATTACTAAGTCTACCTGGATGCTTTGTGTCATGTTATACTTACGGTTACCGCAGATCGCTAAGAGCCAAGTACAATCTAGAG GAGGCTCCTTGTGGTGACTTTGCAACACACTTCTTCTGTCACTTGTGCGCCATTTGCCAAGAGTACAGAGAGATCCGAGAACGTGGCTCGAGTTCTCCCGACACGAAGATGGCTATTACCGATGCCCCTTTGCCTCAAACCATGGAATCAGCTAACTGA
- the LOC106396603 gene encoding bZIP transcription factor 17-like produces MSQSITEEPPPPSSDSFSIPPFDDQFHHQTPIGELMSDLGFPIDGDFELTFDGMEDVYLPAENETFLIPGNQEQFGDFTPESEGSGDCLPKDADKSKSATPLSSQGSGNCGSDVSEGTTVVDQKVKVEATTTSVTKRKKEEIEEDMSDESRSSKYRRSGEESAVTGEEDEKKKARLVRNRESAQLSRQRKKHYVEELEEKVRHMHSTITDLNGKISFFMAENATLRQQLGGSGMCPPPPMGMYPPMAPMAYPWMPCPPYMMKQQGSQVPLIPIPRLKPQNPMGSSKGKSKKSETKTKKVASISVLGLVFCLFLFGALAPVVNVNYGGISGAFYGNYRSNYVTDQIYSQQHRNRVLDTSRSSCAGSGVSNISAPPGNGSEPLVASLFVPRNDKLVKIDGNLIINSILASEKAVASRKASESSERKAADPAVVTKDYHPALPLPEVGKVEDMAKHLYRSRAQKQRALSSGAADTLKDQIKTKAANGEMQQWFREGVAGPMFSSGMCTEVFQFDVSSTSGAIIPASPAANVSAEHSKNATDTHRRKNRRTLRGLPIPLPGSDFNFTKEHQRNSSSKEIKPASSMVVSVLVDPREGGDGDIDGMIGGPKSLSRVFVVVLVDSAKYVTYSCVLPRSGAPHLVTT; encoded by the exons atgtcTCAATCAATCACCGAGGAGCCGCCGCCGCCCTCCTCCGATTCGTTCTCAATCCCTCCCTTCGACGACCAATTTCACCATCAGACCCCGATCGGCGAGCTAATGTCCGATCTAGGGTTCCCGATCGACGGCGATTTCGAGCTCACTTTCGACGGCATGGAGGATGTCTACCTTCCCGCCGAGAACGAGACGTTCCTCATCCCCGGTAACCAAGAGCAGTTCGGAGATTTCACGCCGGAGTCGGAAGGCTCCGGCGATTGCCTCCCCAAAGACGCCGATAAGAGTAAGAGCGCTACTCCGTTGTCGTCTCAGGGGTCGGGTAATTGCGGCTCCGACGTCTCCGAAGGCACTACCGTGGTGGATCAGAAGGTGAAGGTGGAGGCGACGACGACGTCTGTGACCAAGAGGAAGAAGGAGGAGATCGAGGAGGATATGAGCGACGAGTCGAGAAGCAGTAAGTACAGGAGATCGGGAGAGGAGAGCGCCGTCACAGGCGAAGAAGACGAGAAGAAGAAGGCGAGGCTCGTTAGAAACCGAGAAAGCGCGCAGCTTTCGAGGCAGAGGAAGAAGCATTACGTTGAGGAGCTTGAGGAGAAGGTTAGGCATATGCATTCCACTATCACCGACCTCAACGGGAAGATATCGTTTTTCATGGCTGAGAATGCGACTTTAAGGCAGCAGCTAGGTGGGAGTGGGATGTGTCCTCCGCCTCCGATGGGAATGTATCCTCCGATGGCGCCAATGGCTTACCCGTGGATGCCTTGTCCTCCTTATATGATGAAGCAGCAGGGGTCTCAAGTGCCTTTGATTCCTATTCCTAGGTTGAAGCCTCAGAATCCTATGGGATCGTCCAAGGGGAAGAGTAAGAAGAGTGAGACCAAAACCAAGAAGGTTGCGAGTATTAGTGTTTTGGGCCTTGTGTTttgtctgtttttgtttggtgcTTTGGCTCCAGTTGTGAACGTTAATTACGGTGGGATTAGTGGTGCTTTTTATGGGAACTATAGGTCTAATTACGTTACTGATCAGATTTATAGCCAGCAGCATAGGAATAGGGTTTTGGATACATCTCGTAGTAGTTGTGCTGGTTCTGGGGTTTCTAATATATCTGCACCTCCTGGGAACGGTAGCGAGCCTCTGGTTGCATCGCTCTTTGTTCCGAGGAATGACAAGCTTGTGAAGATTGATGGGAATTTGATTATTAATTCTATATTGGCTAGTGAGAAAGCGGTGGCTTCACGTAAGGCTTCTGAATCGAGTGAGAGGAAAGCTGCTGACCCGGCGGTGGTTACTAAAGATTATCACCCTGCACTGCCTCTGCCTGAGGTGGGGAAGGTCGAGGATATGGCTAAGCATCTCTATAGATCCAGGGCTCAAAAGCAGAGAGCTTTATCCTCTGGCGCTGCTGATACTCTGAAAGATCAGATCAAAACGAAAGCAGCTAATGGTGAAATGCAGCAATGGTTTCGTGAAGGTGTTGCAG GGCCAATGTTTAGCTCAGGGATGTGCACTGAAGTGTTTCAGTTCGATGTCTCATCAACCTCCGGAGCCATCATACCTGCATCTCCAGCAGCCAACGTCTCTGCTGAACACAGTAAGAACGCCACAGACACGCACAGGAGAAAGAACAGAAGAACCCTTCGTGGCCTCCCCATTCCACTCCCGGGATCAGACTTCAACTTCACCAAAGAGCACCAAAGAAACAGCTCTAGCAAAGAAATCAAGCCCGCTTCATCAATGGTTGTGTCAGTGCTCGTTGATCCTAGAGAAGGTGGTGATGGAGATATCGATGGGATGATTGGTGGACCAAAATCACTGTCCCGAGTTTTTGTTGTCGTGCTTGTGGACAGTGCAAAGTATGTTACCTACTCTTGTGTCCTACCTCGATCAGGAGCTCCTCATCTTGTGACCACTTAA